From the Nostoc sp. PCC 7107 genome, the window CCTGTTCTGTTGGGCGATGTTTGCTACTTCTGCACTGGTTTTGATGTCAACACCAGTCTTAGCCGCAGGTTTGATTTTGTTGGCTTTTGACTTATTAGCAGGGACAACATTTTTTAACCCGACTGGTGGCGGTGATCCCGTGGTTTACCAGCACATGTTCTGGTTTTACTCCCATCCGGCGGTTTACATCATGATTTTGCCTTTCTTCGGGGCAATTTCCGAGATTATTCCCATACATTCTCGTAAACCAATTTTCGGCTATAAAGCGATCGCCTACTCATCTCTAGCAATTAGCTTTTTGGGTCTGATAGTTTGGGCGCACCACATGTTTACCAGTGGTATTCCTGGTTGGTTGCGGATGTTTTTTATGATCACTACGATGATCATTGCTGTACCCACAGGGATCAAAATTTTCAGCTGGTTAGCCACGATGTGGGGTGGCAAAATCCAACTCAACTCAGCCATGCTATTTGCCATTGGTTTTGTTGGCACCTTTGTAATTGGTGGTATTAGTGGTGTAATGTTGGCGGCTGTACCTTTTGATATTCACGTTCACGATACTTATTTTGTCGTGGCTCACCTCCACTATGTGTTGTTTGGTGGAAGCGTGTTGGGTATTTTTGCCGCTATTTATCACTGGTTCCCGAAAATCACGGGACGGATGATCAACGAATTTTGGGGTAAGGTTCACTTCGCACTGACAATTGTTGGTCTGAATATGACCTTCTTACCTATGCACAAGCTAGGAATGATGGGTATGAACCGCCGCATCGCCCAGTATGATCCCAAATTTACCCTGCTGAATGAAATCTGTACCTACGGCGCGTACATACTTGCTGTTTCCACCTTTCCCTTCATCATCAATGCGATTTGGAGTTGGATGTATGGTGAGAAAGCAGGTAATAATCCTTGGCGAGCGCTGACCTTAGAGTGGATGACAACCTCTCCACCAGCAATTGAAAATTTTCATGGTTTCCCCGTATTAGCTACAGGGCCTTACGATTACGGCTTAGAAAGAGCTAATGAAGGTGTGCCATTATCCGATCCCAATCCTTTGTTATCGGCTGGCCCCAACTCAGTACTCCGTGCTGAGCCTGATGAGTCATATCCCACCATTGAATCTGACCTGGAACAACGTGTTTCCGGTAATAAAGATTAAGGATGGAATAGGAGCTAGGGATGAGAGGCTAGGGATCTAGCATTCTCGCTCTCAAAATTCTCTAGCTCTTAGCCATACTGCATTTTTCATACTTTACACTTAATAAGATTCATGCAAAGTCAAACCATTGACCCAGCTAAAACCGAATTAAATCATCATCATAATACAGCCACAGTTGCTCATCACGAAGAACATCCAGATCATCGCTTGTTTGGTTTGTTTGTTTTCTTGGTGGCTGAAGGGATGATTTTTATGGGCTTGTTTGGAGCCTATCTCGCTTTTCGTTCGACCTTACCTGTGTGGCCTCCCGCAGGCACACCAGAATTAGAATTATTACTTCCTGGAGTCAATACTGTCAATCTAATTGCCAGCAGTTTTGTTATGCACAATGCTGATACGGCAATTAAAAAGAATGATGCACGAAGTGCGCGGATTTGGTTAGCCGTTACCGCCGTGATGGGGGCAACTTTTTTGGTGGGTCAGGTATATGAATATACCCATCTAGAATTTGGTTTAACTACCAATTTATTTGCTAGTGCGTTTTATGTTTTGACTGGTTTCCACGGATTGCACGTTACCATCGGCGTTTTAGCAATTGTAGCGGTGTTGTGGCGATCGCGCGTTCCCGGTCACTATAGTAACGAAAAACACTTCGGTATTGAAGCAGCAGAAATCTACTGGCACTTTGTAGACGTAATTTGGATAATTTTGTTCGGATTACTGTATTTACTGTAGGTATTAATTAATTACCAAGTTGTTCACTCCACGCGAATAACTTAAAATTGAACCCCCTTTGGGGGTTTTTTTATACTGAAAAAGGTGCAATATTCACTGCACCTTTTTAATCTTAACTACCTATTGCTATTTTTTCGGCGCTATGGTCTCCTCGATGGAGAAAGAGATACTCAATCAGAAATTGTCTTGTATTACCTACTTGCATTATCATCTGCGCTACGTTTAACGGTATCTGGATAGATGGAACCCCATTGTTTGACAGCTTCTGCTGATTCCTTAGCAATTCTTTGAGCGCGTTTACCAGGTTCATCTTCAGTTTGACGAGCTTCTCTGTTCCATTCACCAGTAGTTTTAGGCCTATCAGCTTTATCTTGATGTACTACTCTATCGAGTTCTCTGGTGACAGCTTTGCTGTTACCACGCTCAATATTAGCGTTTGTTGTCAAGACTAAAAATCCCACTAGCACTACAGCTACAAACCGCTTGACTTGAAGTTCATTCAGTAGAGAACTAATGCGAGAAAATGCCTGAGAAATCAAACTTATCATGGACTGTACTCCATTATCTTGAGGTTTTTGGAACTAATCAGCTTTATTTAAATACATATCAAAACTATCTTTAACAAAGGTAAATATTCCTCTAGCAGAAGTCATAGCTTGCTGATGGACAAGAGTACATATTTAATCTTGTACAGTCTGAACTTTGAATTACTTTATCTAGAAAACATCTATCTTAAGTGCGATCGCTCTCAAGTAGAGTAAACTTCTATTCAGTGCAATTCCACAGTGCAACTTGCTGTCTGAGTTCTTCTATATCTAAATAATCATGAGCAAAAGCTTTGCGTAATAACGAATGAGGAATAAATTCATCATACTTTTGCATTTCTGGCGCTTCGGCTGTGCTGACTAAATCTTCTGCGGAAATTCTTTGCTCACATAATGAAGCAATTTCTGCTTGCAGATATTTAAACTTACCTTTGCCTAATTTCAAAATCAAATAATAAGGGTTAGTTCCCCCAATACTACTGATTTCTAAAGATTCTCGACAAAAAGAATTGAGCAATCTTTCTAAGGTGCGATAAGTTACTGTTCCCACCCAAGGAAAAATACAGTATTTATTTTTGTCTAATTGCAATATATTTGATTTTGCTAATCCAGCAGATTGGACTAATTCTCTGACTATTTTTAGACGTTGTTGAGCATTTTTTTGTAAATAACTATATTCCACGTCTTCTAGTAAAACCTGCCGCATTCGTCGTAAAACTTTTGTATGAATACTACCGCCAGCACCACGCCAATAAACGGTAGCTTTACCATCTACTTGTTTAGCTAAAACCACCTTTTTTTTCAAATCAACTTCTAAAACTTCCCAAGTGCGACCTGCTAAACCAAATTGATTACCTACAGGTGGTGGTGTGACGATACTACCAATTTCTGTCGTACCTTGCTTGACTACATATTCTTGATGATCAGCAAATACAGCATAGAACTGAAATCTTCCAACTATCTTTTCACCAGCCAAGCCGATAATTAATTTACCTTGCTCAGTTTTCTGAATATGATTAATATCAATTAAATAACGTAATAATAATTTAAAATCTTCTTGAGTAATTGCTGCAAACGGGGGAAATTTTAAAACTTGTTTTGCTAAATTAGCCGGAGATATTTCCCCTGTTGCTAATAAAATACTCATTGTCTGATGATAAAGCAAACTAAAAGGATATTTAGGTGGTGTTATCGGTTCAATCCAACGTTCTTCTAAATACAGTTGAATAATAGCAATACACTGTAGCAGCTGCCAAGGAATTTGCTCTGGGAGATATGCTTCTTGTGATGGTTCATCTTCAACACAGACAAAGCGCATATCCGCCACTGTACCTCTTCTTCCAGCACGTCCCAAACGTTGTAAAAAGCTGGCTACAGATAAAGGTGATTCTAACTGAATGACGCGCTCTAAATTCCCGATATCTATCCCTAATTCTAAGGTGAGTGTCGCCGCAGTTACAGCAGGACGATGAGGTTCTTGCATAGCTTTTTCCGCAGCTTGGCGCAAGCTTGCCGATATACTACCGTGATGTACGTGATAAATATCTGGTCGTGCTTGTGCTTGAGCAATTTGACGTAAGGAAGCAATTACAGATTCAGTTTGAGTGCGGTTATTTGCAAATATCAGGCATTTTTTATTTTGGCTGAGATTAAAAAGATAATTATCATATATATCTGATGAATTAATATCATCACAAAGATAAAAATGTTCGACAGCAAGTTTAATTTGACGTTTGCTAACTTCAATTTTAGGAGTAATTACTTGTTTGTCAGTTCCTGAACTCAACCATGCTTCTGCTAGTGAATAATCGCCAAGGGTAGCTGATAACCCAATGCGCCGGGGCTGTGATTGAATTGCATTGGCTAAACGCTGCAATTGACAAATAATCTGACAACCGCGTTCCGAACCCATAAAGGCATGAATTTCATCAATGATGACAAATTTTAAACCGCCAAATAATCGCACTAACTCATGATGTTTATTGATTAATAAACTCTCTAGAGATTCTGGCGTAATTTGGAGAATACCTTGGGGATTTTTTAAAAGTTGATTTTTGCGACTTTGAGCCACATCACCATGCCAGTGATAAACAGGAATATCGGCTGTTTTGAGTAAGCCATTGAGGCGTTCAAATTGGTCATTAATTAAGGCTTTAATGGGGCCGATATATAATGCGCCGATGGTATTAGTAGGATGATTATGTAATACAGTTAAAACTGGTAAAAATGCTGCTTCTGTTTTTCCTGCCGCCGTGGCTGCTGCTATTAATAAGTGAGAATTGGTGTCAAAAATAACTTCACAAGCGGCAATTTGCACTGGACGTAATTCAGTCCAGTTGTGATGATAGATATATTCTTGAATGAAGGGTGCAAGTCGATTAAAGGCATTATTCATCTCATGTTTAATCTCATGTTTCTTAGGATATAACTTCTGTAGTTAATAACATCCACTCGATAGGGGTTTCGCTTTCGAGACGATGTTGCATAATAGAAAGATGAAGTTCTTGATACCAAGTACAATATGATACTTGAAATATAGTAGATGCACTCCTGTAACTTTTTCAATTTAGGATTGTTATAAATATTTAACTTGTAGCGTTTGAGGCGATCGCATCATTTTTGTCTCAACTCGCTTGAGTGATTTCCGTATTTTGTTGTAGAGAATTGGTATAACAGCATCTTAAATTGGTAAAATTCAGGTTCAAAGAGAAGAGAATATTCAGACATGGTAGCCGCCCATACAGATTTAAATATTGCTGCTATAGAAGCAGAATATACTCAAAAGTCACCAAGAGAAATTCTGAAATTGGCTTTGGACACTTTTGACAACATGTCAATTTCCTTCAGTGGTGCTGAAGATGTTGTTTTAATCGATATTGCTTCCAAAATCACCAAAAACTTCCGGGTTTTTACCCTCGATACCGGGCGCTTGCACCCTGAAACATACCAGTTCTTGGATAAAGTTAGAGAACATTATGGCATTAAGTTAGAAGTAATGTTCCCTGATGCCGCAGAAGTACAAGCCTTGGTAGAAGAAAAAGGATTGTTCAGCTTTTATCAAGATGGTCATAAAGAATGCTGTGCTGTTCGCAAAGTTAGACCCCTACGCCGCAAGCTAAATACCCTTGATGCTTGGGTGACAGGACAGCGTAAAGACCAAAGTCCCAGCACCCGCAACCATATTCCTGTAATTGAACTTGATACCGCATTTTCCACCGAAGACCATCAGTTAATTAAGTTCAATCCCTTAGCTAACTGGTCTTCCAGCCAAGTGTGGGAATATATTCGCGCCTTGGATGTACCTTACAACAAATTACACGAGCGAGGTTTTATCAGTATTGGTTGCGAACCCTGCACTAGACCTGTTTTACCAAACCAGCATGAACGTGAAGGTCGCTGGTGGTGGGAAGAATCTACAGCTAAAGAGTGTGGTCTGCACCTAGGGAACTTACAAAAATAGTCAGTGAAACTACACAGTAAAGGCGTAATGACTTGCGCCTTTACTGAAAGCAGGGGGTTGAAAGCGAAATTTCCTGCTCAAGAGTGCGGGTCACGCTATCATCTTCAGTAAAGAGATTTTTCCCTGATTTGGTAATTATTTTTCTGTTACGAAAATGCTTGACCAAGACTATTCGGCATCTCTTTGCTAATTTTTAAAGTAGGTACATAATTAATTACTCCTCAGTTCTGCCATAGTTCCAATTGATGAATTTTGAGAAAAATCATACTTTATCTCATAGTTCTAAATGACTTGTGAATAACTATGTTCCCAACTTCTTGGAAAACTTGGGGATATAATTATATCAATTTTTATCAATGCTATCACCTGTTGATGTTAGGTACATAACCCAGCGTAGGAAACTTTTTGTAATTAGTCCTGTCTGTAAGACTAATACATTAGTTTATCAGGAATTTATATGCGATCGCCTATCGTAATCGGTACAGGATTACTTGTATCTTTAATTTTTAATGCCCAAGTATTAGCGCAATCTACGGTACAGTTACCACAACTAACTGCACAGAACTCTTCGCAACAAATCTTCAATAAAAATAATAAAAAGCTGCGTTCAGGTATTATTACTTTGCAAAGAACTGCGTGTTTTGGTGCTTGCCCAATTTATAAAATTACCATATTTCCTGATGGTAGAGTTGTCTACGAAGGGGAGCGTTTTGTGAAAGTTGTAGGTAAGCGAACTACTAAAATTAGTCCGCAAGCTGTGAGAAGATTAGTTGCAGAATTTGATAAGGTCAATTATTTCTCTTTACCCAGTAAATATCAAGGTGGGCCGACAGATTTACCTTCAGCAATTACTTCTCTCACTCTTGGTAGACAGCAAAAAACTGTGAATCATTATCTCGGTTCACCTAATGCGCCACAAGCACTAACAGCCTTAGAAAATAAAATAGATGCTGTTGTGAATTCTCAGCGCTGGATTGGGTCAAAAAATGAACAAACACCAAATCCAAATGAGTCAAATTCCACTCAACTAAAAGTTAACCGCCAATTGTGGAATCAGCAAAAGTTGACTAATTATCGCTTTACATTTAGTAGAAGTTGTTTTTGCGTACCTAAAGCAACTCAACCAGTAGTCATTACAGTCCGCAATGGTCAAGTTGCTTCTATTACTGCTGTCAATAACAATGAACCAGTTGATGCAGAATTATTCCAACAATATAATTCAATTCCGAAACTGTTTGGGATAATTGACGACGCTATTTCCAAAAAAGCATCTAGTCTCACCATCAAATATGATCCTAAATTTGGCTACCCAACACAAATCAATATTGATTATAACCAACAAGTTGCTGATGAAGAACTATATCTCACTATTAGCAATCTAGAAACATTGAAGTAAGGTTTTGCATATCTACATTTTGCTCTTATGAGCATTAGGGACGTAAATTTATACGTCCCTTTTATTTTGCCATCAAGTCTAGATAAACGGAAATATCTCTGAGTGATCAGTCATAATTCCAGGTAAGTGTGCATAAATAGCAAAACTCTCTTCCCTGCTGTCTAAATGATAAGTCTTTAACCGGACACGATATCAGACTCAGGGATGATGAGTGTTGAGTGGCTAGATTGACAAAATCACACTATAAATGGTCATATCTAAGCGATATGTAGTAATTACAAGGAATAAGGTCATGATTAAATCATGGATGATAATTGGGGGCGTAGCAATATTGGTTGCTTTGGGTGCTAATTTAATTCAGCCACGCGATCGCCAATGGTTCAAGCGCTTACAAAGACCGAGATGGCTAACTTTTGAAGCAGCAATTCCGGTTATTTGGAGTGTGATTTTTATTTGTGGCGCTTGGTCGGCTTATATTGTTTGGGAAACTAACCCCGGAACTAAATCCACTTGGTTGTTGATGAGCTTATATTTAATTTTAGAAATTGCTATTATTGCCTATACCCCTGTGATGTTTTGGCTGCGGAGTCTTCAAGCCGGTACAATTATCGGTGGTACAGGTTTTATTATCGGGATTATATTAACTCTTGCTGTTTTACCTGTTTCTGGTTGGGCAGCATTGTTATTAGTACCCTTGTTACTATGGAGTCCCATTGGCACTTATACTACTTGGGAGATGATCAATCTTAATCCTCAAGATGCTTAAGTATCAATGCTAAATTATTTTTAATAATGCCTTATCTGACTACTGCCAGTAAAATTGATCAAATAGTTGCTGAATATACCAAGGCTAAAACCCTTTGGATAGATACAGAAGTAGCTGATTATAACAGCCGGAATCCCAGATTGTCGCTGATTCAAGTATTAGATGATCCTGAAGATATGAGTGGCGATCGCGTTTTTCTTTTGGATGTCCTAGATCAGCCGGATTTGGTAGCTAATTTTATTCAGCAAATTATGGTCAATCCAGATATAGAAAAAGTATTTCATCATGCAAGTTATGATGTAAAATTTCTCGGCGATAAAAAAGCTAGAAATATTACTTGTACTTTAGAAATAGCGAAAAAAATTCCTTACTATCTTTTGCCAGTACCTAACTATCAACTCAAAACTCTAGCCACTGTTCTGTGTAACTTTCACTATATTGATAAACAAGCACAAACTAGCGACTGGGGACAACGACCCTTAACAGAAGAACAAATAGATTACGCTTATCTCGACTGCATTTATCTTGCTCAAGTGCATAAATGTTTGTTAGAATTACAATCAGAAGGTGATCCGGCTCCAGAAGCAGAAGATTTAATAGCTCTCAATTTAAGATATACACAAATAGAAGAGCAATGGAAGCTATTAAATTCTGAAGTTGAGCATTTGCAAGAGCGCATTAAAAAAGCTATGCAGGCTCAAAATGTATCAGAAACATCTTTCTTTAAGTTAACTGCTTATGAACGGAAAACCGTGAAAGCACAGTTTTTAGAACTGGCAAGACTAGTACAAAGTCAAGGATTAAATTTTGATTTTTCGATTACCTTGACTCAGAAGTTACAGAAAGATTTAGGTGGAAATTTA encodes:
- the ctaD gene encoding cytochrome c oxidase subunit I — its product is MTQAQIQETANFPVRVDEPGARKWRDYFTFNTDHKVIGIQYLVTSFIFYCIGGVLADLVRTELRTPEVDFVSPEVYNSLFTLHATIMIFLWIVPAGAGFANYLIPLMIGAKDMAFPRLNAVAFWMIPVGGLLLVASLAIGDAPDAGWTSYPPLSLVTGQVGEGIWIMSVLLLGTSSILGAINFLVTLIKMRTPGMGVHQMPLFCWAMFATSALVLMSTPVLAAGLILLAFDLLAGTTFFNPTGGGDPVVYQHMFWFYSHPAVYIMILPFFGAISEIIPIHSRKPIFGYKAIAYSSLAISFLGLIVWAHHMFTSGIPGWLRMFFMITTMIIAVPTGIKIFSWLATMWGGKIQLNSAMLFAIGFVGTFVIGGISGVMLAAVPFDIHVHDTYFVVAHLHYVLFGGSVLGIFAAIYHWFPKITGRMINEFWGKVHFALTIVGLNMTFLPMHKLGMMGMNRRIAQYDPKFTLLNEICTYGAYILAVSTFPFIINAIWSWMYGEKAGNNPWRALTLEWMTTSPPAIENFHGFPVLATGPYDYGLERANEGVPLSDPNPLLSAGPNSVLRAEPDESYPTIESDLEQRVSGNKD
- a CDS encoding heme-copper oxidase subunit III, whose protein sequence is MQSQTIDPAKTELNHHHNTATVAHHEEHPDHRLFGLFVFLVAEGMIFMGLFGAYLAFRSTLPVWPPAGTPELELLLPGVNTVNLIASSFVMHNADTAIKKNDARSARIWLAVTAVMGATFLVGQVYEYTHLEFGLTTNLFASAFYVLTGFHGLHVTIGVLAIVAVLWRSRVPGHYSNEKHFGIEAAEIYWHFVDVIWIILFGLLYLL
- a CDS encoding DEAD/DEAH box helicase; the protein is MNNAFNRLAPFIQEYIYHHNWTELRPVQIAACEVIFDTNSHLLIAAATAAGKTEAAFLPVLTVLHNHPTNTIGALYIGPIKALINDQFERLNGLLKTADIPVYHWHGDVAQSRKNQLLKNPQGILQITPESLESLLINKHHELVRLFGGLKFVIIDEIHAFMGSERGCQIICQLQRLANAIQSQPRRIGLSATLGDYSLAEAWLSSGTDKQVITPKIEVSKRQIKLAVEHFYLCDDINSSDIYDNYLFNLSQNKKCLIFANNRTQTESVIASLRQIAQAQARPDIYHVHHGSISASLRQAAEKAMQEPHRPAVTAATLTLELGIDIGNLERVIQLESPLSVASFLQRLGRAGRRGTVADMRFVCVEDEPSQEAYLPEQIPWQLLQCIAIIQLYLEERWIEPITPPKYPFSLLYHQTMSILLATGEISPANLAKQVLKFPPFAAITQEDFKLLLRYLIDINHIQKTEQGKLIIGLAGEKIVGRFQFYAVFADHQEYVVKQGTTEIGSIVTPPPVGNQFGLAGRTWEVLEVDLKKKVVLAKQVDGKATVYWRGAGGSIHTKVLRRMRQVLLEDVEYSYLQKNAQQRLKIVRELVQSAGLAKSNILQLDKNKYCIFPWVGTVTYRTLERLLNSFCRESLEISSIGGTNPYYLILKLGKGKFKYLQAEIASLCEQRISAEDLVSTAEAPEMQKYDEFIPHSLLRKAFAHDYLDIEELRQQVALWNCTE
- a CDS encoding phosphoadenylyl-sulfate reductase, which gives rise to MVAAHTDLNIAAIEAEYTQKSPREILKLALDTFDNMSISFSGAEDVVLIDIASKITKNFRVFTLDTGRLHPETYQFLDKVREHYGIKLEVMFPDAAEVQALVEEKGLFSFYQDGHKECCAVRKVRPLRRKLNTLDAWVTGQRKDQSPSTRNHIPVIELDTAFSTEDHQLIKFNPLANWSSSQVWEYIRALDVPYNKLHERGFISIGCEPCTRPVLPNQHEREGRWWWEESTAKECGLHLGNLQK
- a CDS encoding DUF6174 domain-containing protein encodes the protein MRSPIVIGTGLLVSLIFNAQVLAQSTVQLPQLTAQNSSQQIFNKNNKKLRSGIITLQRTACFGACPIYKITIFPDGRVVYEGERFVKVVGKRTTKISPQAVRRLVAEFDKVNYFSLPSKYQGGPTDLPSAITSLTLGRQQKTVNHYLGSPNAPQALTALENKIDAVVNSQRWIGSKNEQTPNPNESNSTQLKVNRQLWNQQKLTNYRFTFSRSCFCVPKATQPVVITVRNGQVASITAVNNNEPVDAELFQQYNSIPKLFGIIDDAISKKASSLTIKYDPKFGYPTQINIDYNQQVADEELYLTISNLETLK
- a CDS encoding TspO/MBR family protein; the encoded protein is MIKSWMIIGGVAILVALGANLIQPRDRQWFKRLQRPRWLTFEAAIPVIWSVIFICGAWSAYIVWETNPGTKSTWLLMSLYLILEIAIIAYTPVMFWLRSLQAGTIIGGTGFIIGIILTLAVLPVSGWAALLLVPLLLWSPIGTYTTWEMINLNPQDA
- a CDS encoding 3'-5' exonuclease gives rise to the protein MPYLTTASKIDQIVAEYTKAKTLWIDTEVADYNSRNPRLSLIQVLDDPEDMSGDRVFLLDVLDQPDLVANFIQQIMVNPDIEKVFHHASYDVKFLGDKKARNITCTLEIAKKIPYYLLPVPNYQLKTLATVLCNFHYIDKQAQTSDWGQRPLTEEQIDYAYLDCIYLAQVHKCLLELQSEGDPAPEAEDLIALNLRYTQIEEQWKLLNSEVEHLQERIKKAMQAQNVSETSFFKLTAYERKTVKAQFLELARLVQSQGLNFDFSITLTQKLQKDLGGNLEQLSVEIDTSNSWRLTPKNQESNSENE